A stretch of DNA from Halobacillus litoralis:
CTGATGATGGCTTTCAGTACCGCGTAGGTCGGGATCGCGAACAACAATCCCAGGAATCCGGCGAGACTTCCTGCTGCCAGAATCAATGTGATGATGGTCAGTGGGTGGATACTGAGCGCTTTTCCCATGACGTTTGGAGATACAAAGTTTCCTTCCAGCTGTTGGGCAATAATTGTAATAACGGCCACCCAGACAGCAAGGATCGGATCCTGGAACAGTCCAACAAGTAAGGCTGGAATCACTGCTAAAAATGGTCCAACGAAAGGAATGACATTCATAACCATGGCAAACAAAGCTAGGGTGAGGGCATACTTCAAGTCTATGATCATGTATCCGATCAAAAGCAGCAGGCCAACGACGATACTTACCGTCATTTGTCCCAGGATGAAAGCGTTCAGCGTGTAATCGACGGAACCGGCCAGCTTTTCAAAGCTTTTTGCAGCACGGTCACTTAAAAACTTCTTAATGAAGGGCACAAGCTTATCTCCATCTTTCAACATGAAGAATAGGAAGAAAGGGATAAGCACGAGGGCGAAGACAAATCCGATCAGCTGGCTGACGAC
This window harbors:
- a CDS encoding AI-2E family transporter; amino-acid sequence: MIHKRWFQVIVTAILLSLLVLLLNQIHFFFEPILTYIAAIAVPLIGGGILFYISRPMLQLLEKYRVPRILGILIIFLFYIFIGFLITRFIAPIAQEQFTKLVDNIPDMADMLSETVTYWQQNQDIIPSEFNSTIDNVVNNLETYLQGAPTVIINVVSQLIGFVFALVLIPFFLFFMLKDGDKLVPFIKKFLSDRAAKSFEKLAGSVDYTLNAFILGQMTVSIVVGLLLLIGYMIIDLKYALTLALFAMVMNVIPFVGPFLAVIPALLVGLFQDPILAVWVAVITIIAQQLEGNFVSPNVMGKALSIHPLTIITLILAAGSLAGFLGLLFAIPTYAVLKAIISHFYEVWLERRETTNPE